Proteins encoded in a region of the Variovorax sp. PAMC 28711 genome:
- the queC gene encoding 7-cyano-7-deazaguanine synthase QueC, translated as MPMHTTALVLFSGGQDSTTCLAEALTKYQRVETLGFDYGQRHRIELDARTKVLAALRERFPAWAPRLGEDHLLTVDALHQLGGSSLTEEVAFAMQADGLPNTFVPGRNLLFLTLAGALAYRRGLQVIVTGVCETDFSGYPDCRDDTMKAMQLALSLGLERRLVIETPLMWIDKAETWQLAHRLGGDPLIELIVEDTHTCYLGDRTHRHAWGYGCGQCPACDLRQRGWDRYQAVS; from the coding sequence ATGCCGATGCACACCACCGCCCTCGTCCTCTTTTCCGGAGGCCAGGACTCGACCACCTGCCTGGCCGAAGCGCTCACCAAATACCAGCGGGTGGAGACACTGGGCTTCGACTACGGCCAGCGCCACCGGATCGAACTCGATGCCCGCACGAAGGTGCTGGCTGCCCTGCGCGAGCGCTTTCCCGCATGGGCGCCCCGGTTGGGCGAAGACCACCTGCTGACGGTCGATGCGCTGCACCAGCTCGGCGGGTCATCGCTCACCGAAGAGGTCGCCTTCGCCATGCAGGCCGACGGACTGCCCAACACCTTTGTGCCGGGTCGCAACCTGCTGTTCCTCACGCTGGCCGGCGCGCTCGCCTACCGGCGGGGTCTGCAGGTCATCGTCACCGGCGTCTGCGAAACCGACTTCTCCGGCTACCCGGACTGCCGCGACGACACCATGAAGGCGATGCAGCTGGCGCTGTCGCTGGGGCTCGAGCGCCGCCTGGTCATCGAGACGCCGCTCATGTGGATCGACAAGGCCGAGACCTGGCAACTGGCGCATCGGCTGGGCGGCGACCCGCTGATCGAACTGATCGTCGAGGACACCCACACCTGCTACCTCGGCGATCGCACGCACCGCCACGCGTGGGGTTACGGCTGCGGTCAATGCCCCGCCTGCGATTTGCGCCAGCGCGGTTGGGACAGGTATCAGGCTGTAAGTTGA
- the gspD gene encoding type II secretion system secretin GspD yields MKHLSSHGVRIGLVALATQILIATCIPSAFAQDAAAPRRGEPITLNFSNAEIESVARTMAVITGRDVVVDPRVKGTMNLQTDRAIAPAAAFNQFAAALRLQGFAVVQADGLYKILPEADAKLQSSAVTTSTSATGSLSGNQIVTQVFKLNYESANNLLPVLRPLIAPNNTINVNPGNNSLVITDYAENMRRLARIVASLDVPNASDIEVIQLKHSVATDMVPLVNRLLEGSGASGTGPAGTADASYRTTLLAEPRSNALILRAANPARAQLVRTLVDRLDRAPVEGGNGASGNIYVVYLKNSDAVKLAATLRAAMSSEARGGSAAGAAFPNSTGTPPVSQVQPVQNGLGNSAANTPLNNANQPSTGGQIQADPSTNSLIITAAEPQYRQIRAVIDKLDSRRAQVMIEALIVEVNATKAASFGVQWQTALGNNAVAGTNSSLSGANILALTQAIAARNPAGIQLGSGLNLGIAGKIGGQYILGAIANFFSNDNDANVLSTPNLLTLDNEEAKIVIGQNVPFPTGSYASTNGNTSSINPFTTVERKDVGLTLRVRPQINENGTVKMVIFQEISNVAAGTLTDPNGPTTNKRSLESSVLVEDGGLVMLGGLLSDTYGTATDKVPLAGDIPILGNLFKSETRSRVKNNLMMFLRPVVMRDGAATESFATGRYDEIRAMQIRTQPNTDNVMLRGVDAAPVLPEVPTLGASTRSGNADAGNLRMEGTQLIPQPNATFNNRAPAPRVGLRGAFPPSADPSSAKELP; encoded by the coding sequence ATGAAGCATTTGTCTTCGCACGGCGTTCGGATCGGTCTGGTTGCACTGGCAACGCAGATCCTGATCGCGACCTGCATTCCTTCCGCCTTCGCGCAAGACGCCGCCGCACCGCGCCGCGGCGAACCGATCACGCTCAATTTCAGCAACGCAGAGATCGAATCCGTCGCACGCACGATGGCCGTGATCACCGGGCGCGACGTGGTGGTCGATCCCCGCGTGAAGGGCACGATGAACCTGCAGACCGATCGCGCCATCGCGCCGGCCGCAGCCTTCAACCAGTTCGCTGCGGCGCTGCGTCTGCAGGGCTTCGCGGTGGTGCAGGCCGACGGCCTCTACAAGATCCTGCCCGAAGCCGATGCGAAGCTGCAAAGCAGTGCCGTGACCACGTCGACCAGCGCCACTGGCTCGCTGTCGGGCAACCAGATCGTCACGCAGGTGTTCAAGCTGAACTACGAATCGGCCAACAACCTGCTGCCGGTGCTGCGTCCGCTGATCGCACCGAACAACACGATCAACGTGAACCCCGGCAACAACTCGCTGGTCATCACCGACTACGCCGAAAACATGCGCCGCCTTGCGCGCATCGTGGCCTCGCTCGACGTGCCCAACGCGTCGGACATCGAGGTGATCCAGCTCAAGCATTCGGTCGCGACCGACATGGTGCCGCTGGTCAATCGGCTGCTCGAGGGCAGCGGCGCGAGCGGGACCGGCCCTGCCGGTACCGCGGATGCGTCCTACCGCACCACGCTGCTCGCCGAACCGCGCAGCAACGCGCTCATCTTGCGTGCTGCCAACCCGGCACGTGCCCAGCTGGTGCGCACGCTGGTCGACCGCCTCGACCGCGCGCCGGTCGAGGGCGGCAACGGCGCTTCCGGAAACATCTATGTCGTCTACCTGAAGAACTCCGACGCGGTGAAGCTCGCCGCGACGCTGCGTGCAGCGATGTCGAGCGAGGCCCGCGGCGGCAGCGCGGCAGGCGCGGCGTTCCCCAATTCGACGGGCACCCCGCCGGTGTCGCAGGTGCAGCCGGTCCAGAACGGGCTGGGCAACTCGGCGGCCAACACGCCGCTCAACAACGCCAACCAGCCCTCGACCGGCGGCCAGATCCAGGCCGATCCGTCGACCAACTCGCTGATCATCACGGCCGCAGAGCCGCAATACCGTCAGATTCGCGCCGTGATCGACAAGCTCGACAGCCGGCGCGCGCAGGTGATGATCGAAGCGCTCATCGTCGAGGTGAACGCCACCAAGGCCGCGAGCTTCGGCGTGCAGTGGCAAACCGCGCTGGGCAACAACGCGGTCGCCGGCACCAACTCATCGCTGAGCGGCGCGAACATCCTGGCCTTGACGCAGGCCATCGCTGCCAGGAATCCGGCTGGCATCCAGCTCGGCTCCGGCCTGAACCTCGGCATCGCCGGCAAGATCGGGGGGCAGTACATCCTCGGCGCGATCGCCAACTTCTTCAGCAACGACAACGACGCCAATGTGCTGTCGACCCCCAACCTGCTCACGCTGGACAACGAAGAAGCCAAGATCGTCATCGGCCAGAACGTGCCTTTTCCGACGGGGTCGTACGCGAGCACCAACGGCAACACGTCGTCGATCAATCCGTTCACCACGGTCGAGCGCAAAGACGTGGGCCTCACGCTGCGCGTGCGTCCGCAGATCAACGAGAACGGCACCGTGAAGATGGTCATCTTCCAGGAGATCTCGAATGTCGCCGCGGGCACGCTCACCGATCCGAACGGCCCGACCACCAACAAGCGTTCGCTCGAATCCAGCGTGCTGGTCGAAGACGGCGGGCTCGTGATGCTCGGCGGCCTGCTGTCGGACACCTATGGCACCGCCACCGACAAGGTGCCGCTCGCAGGCGACATCCCGATCCTCGGCAACCTGTTCAAGAGCGAGACGCGCTCGCGCGTCAAGAACAACCTCATGATGTTCTTGCGACCCGTCGTCATGCGCGATGGCGCCGCCACCGAATCGTTCGCCACCGGCCGTTACGACGAAATCCGTGCGATGCAGATTCGCACCCAGCCGAACACCGACAACGTCATGCTGCGCGGCGTGGATGCGGCGCCCGTGCTGCCCGAAGTTCCGACCCTCGGCGCCAGCACCCGCAGCGGCAACGCGGACGCCGGCAACCTCCGGATGGAGGGCACGCAACTCATTCCGCAACCCAACGCCACCTTCAACAATCGCGCTCCAGCGCCGCGCGTGGGCCTGCGCGGGGCCTTCCCACCCTCGGCCGATCCGTCGAGCGCGAAAGAGTTGCCCTAA
- a CDS encoding cyanophycin metabolism-associated DUF1854 family protein: protein MVDFKIERDPFGQLVLTDAEGRRHVGIVPVRAFPLTAPDAGMSLVGPEGKELVWLERLDDLSADARALLTEDLAVRDFAPTLKRLHAVSSFGVPSTWTISTDRGDTRFVLKAEEDIRRLEGGALLIATAHGVQFRIPDVKALDRGSRKLLERFL from the coding sequence ATGGTCGACTTCAAGATCGAACGCGACCCTTTCGGCCAGCTCGTGCTGACCGATGCCGAAGGCCGTCGCCATGTGGGCATCGTGCCGGTCCGCGCGTTTCCGCTGACGGCGCCCGATGCGGGCATGTCGCTGGTCGGCCCCGAAGGCAAGGAGCTCGTCTGGCTCGAACGGCTCGACGACCTCTCCGCCGACGCGCGCGCGCTGTTGACGGAAGACCTCGCGGTGCGCGACTTCGCGCCGACGCTGAAGCGACTGCACGCGGTGTCGAGTTTCGGCGTGCCGAGCACCTGGACCATCAGCACCGACCGCGGCGACACGCGCTTCGTGCTGAAGGCCGAGGAAGACATCCGCCGGCTCGAAGGCGGCGCGCTGTTGATCGCCACCGCGCACGGCGTTCAGTTCCGCATTCCCGACGTCAAGGCGCTGGACCGCGGCTCGCGCAAGTTGCTCGAACGCTTCCTCTGA
- a CDS encoding 5'-nucleotidase, producing the protein MAVSLDNKLVVAISSRALFNLEEENKLFDSGDAEGYMKLQFERLNVPAQPGIAYSLVQKLLRFNGDGVERVEVVILSRNDPVSGMRIFKSSVAADIKLQRGVFTQGRPPYGYLRPLGAHLFLSVNAEDVREALVAGFPAARVLVESVKASDAYPNEVRIAFDGDAVLFSDEAERVFQAEGLDAFQAHESSKAELPLPEGPFKPLLAALHRLQQAGNADMRIRTALVTARSAPAHERAIRTLMKWNIRVDEAMFLGGLPKGEFLREFEPDFFFDDQTGHVDAAARHVPSGHVSSGVSNPR; encoded by the coding sequence ATGGCCGTCTCCCTCGACAACAAGCTCGTCGTCGCGATCTCCTCGCGCGCCCTCTTCAATCTCGAAGAAGAAAACAAGCTGTTCGATTCCGGCGATGCCGAGGGCTACATGAAGCTGCAGTTCGAGCGGCTCAACGTGCCTGCGCAGCCCGGCATCGCGTATTCGCTGGTGCAGAAGCTCTTGCGCTTCAACGGCGACGGGGTCGAGCGCGTGGAGGTGGTGATCCTGTCGCGCAACGATCCGGTCTCGGGCATGCGCATCTTCAAGTCGAGCGTGGCAGCCGACATCAAGCTGCAGCGCGGCGTGTTCACGCAGGGGCGTCCGCCCTACGGCTACCTCCGGCCGCTGGGCGCGCACCTGTTCCTGTCGGTCAACGCCGAAGACGTGCGCGAAGCACTGGTCGCCGGCTTCCCCGCGGCACGCGTGCTGGTCGAGTCGGTGAAGGCGAGCGACGCCTATCCAAACGAGGTGCGCATCGCCTTCGACGGCGACGCGGTACTGTTCAGCGACGAGGCCGAGCGCGTGTTCCAGGCCGAAGGGCTCGACGCGTTCCAGGCGCACGAGTCGAGCAAGGCCGAATTGCCGCTGCCTGAAGGCCCGTTCAAGCCATTGCTCGCGGCCTTGCACCGCCTCCAGCAGGCGGGCAATGCCGACATGCGCATCCGCACCGCGCTGGTCACCGCGCGCAGCGCGCCGGCCCACGAGCGCGCGATCCGCACGCTCATGAAATGGAATATCCGGGTCGACGAGGCGATGTTCCTCGGCGGCTTGCCGAAAGGCGAGTTCCTTCGCGAATTCGAGCCCGACTTCTTCTTCGATGACCAGACCGGTCACGTCGATGCGGCAGCGCGTCACGTGCCTTCGGGCCACGTCTCCAGCGGCGTCAGCAATCCGCGCTGA
- a CDS encoding GspE/PulE family protein encodes MRYPLPYAFARGQQLLLEEADDGHFTLWMPQTPPRSAVGEVMRKYTVKSFEALPPAQLAQRISAAYAQGESNAAAVVSEVQSDADLTRMMQELPAVEDLLESAGDAPIIRMLNALLTQAARDGASDIHIEPYERTSSVRFRIDGTLREVVQPNRALHAALISRLKIMADLDIAEKRLPQDGRISLRIGTRAVDVRVSTLPSAHGERAVLRLLDKTESKLTLEAVGMQGGTLSRFEKLIQQPHGIILVTGPTGSGKTTTLYAALGRLDAGRSNIMTVEDPIEYELAGVGQTQVNAKIELTFAKALRAILRQDPDVIMIGEIRDFETAQIAIQASLTGHLVLATLHTNDSVSAVTRLTDMGVEPFLLSSSLLGVLAQRLVRKLCTACTGAGCDVCGQTGYQGRTGIFELLVADEAVQGLIHGRASEAQLLTAAEQGGLRSMREDGERLVDGGITSRAELLRVTRD; translated from the coding sequence ATGCGCTATCCCCTGCCCTACGCGTTCGCGCGCGGCCAGCAATTGCTGCTCGAAGAAGCGGACGACGGCCACTTCACTTTGTGGATGCCGCAGACGCCGCCGCGCAGCGCGGTCGGCGAGGTGATGCGCAAGTACACCGTCAAGTCGTTCGAGGCTCTGCCGCCGGCGCAGCTGGCGCAGCGCATCAGCGCGGCCTATGCACAGGGCGAGTCGAACGCCGCCGCCGTGGTGAGCGAGGTGCAGAGCGACGCCGACCTGACGCGGATGATGCAGGAGTTGCCCGCGGTCGAAGACTTGCTCGAGAGCGCCGGCGACGCACCGATCATCCGCATGCTGAACGCACTGCTCACGCAGGCCGCGCGGGACGGCGCCAGCGACATCCACATCGAACCGTACGAGCGGACCTCGTCGGTGCGCTTTCGCATTGACGGCACGCTGCGCGAAGTGGTGCAGCCCAACCGGGCGCTGCACGCCGCGTTGATCTCGCGGCTGAAGATCATGGCCGACCTCGACATCGCCGAGAAGCGGCTGCCGCAGGATGGCCGCATCAGCCTGCGCATCGGCACGCGCGCGGTCGACGTGCGGGTGTCGACGCTGCCGTCGGCGCACGGTGAACGCGCGGTGCTGCGGCTGCTCGACAAGACCGAAAGCAAGCTCACGCTCGAAGCCGTCGGCATGCAGGGCGGCACGCTGTCGCGCTTCGAAAAACTGATCCAGCAGCCGCACGGCATCATTCTGGTCACCGGGCCGACCGGCTCGGGCAAGACGACCACGCTGTATGCGGCGCTCGGCCGGCTCGATGCAGGTCGCAGCAACATCATGACGGTCGAGGACCCGATCGAATACGAGCTGGCAGGCGTCGGCCAGACGCAGGTCAACGCCAAGATCGAACTGACTTTTGCCAAGGCCTTGCGCGCGATCCTCCGGCAAGACCCCGACGTGATCATGATCGGCGAGATCCGCGATTTCGAGACCGCGCAGATCGCGATCCAGGCCTCGCTCACCGGCCATCTCGTGCTCGCGACCCTGCACACCAACGACTCGGTGAGCGCGGTGACACGGCTCACCGACATGGGCGTCGAGCCCTTTCTTTTGAGTTCGTCGCTGCTCGGTGTGCTGGCGCAGCGGCTGGTGCGCAAGCTCTGCACCGCCTGCACCGGCGCCGGCTGCGACGTCTGCGGCCAGACCGGCTACCAGGGCCGCACCGGCATCTTCGAACTGCTGGTCGCCGACGAAGCGGTGCAAGGATTGATCCACGGTCGCGCCTCCGAAGCCCAGCTGCTGACCGCTGCCGAGCAAGGCGGCCTGCGCTCGATGCGCGAAGACGGCGAACGCCTGGTCGACGGCGGCATCACCTCGCGTGCCGAATTGCTCCGCGTGACACGGGACTGA
- a CDS encoding DUF2177 family protein → MTTKYLVAWAATFIVMLAIDLLWLGVIAKSYYQQAMGTLMSPEPRLGVAALFYLMYPVGLTIFAVTPGVAADSVARAAVLGALFGLFAYATYDLTNLAVVRDWPVTLSFVDMAWGTFASAVASAAGAYAIRWFASR, encoded by the coding sequence ATGACCACCAAATACCTCGTTGCCTGGGCCGCCACTTTCATCGTGATGCTGGCCATCGATCTGCTCTGGCTCGGCGTGATCGCCAAGTCTTACTACCAGCAGGCCATGGGCACCCTGATGTCGCCCGAACCACGACTTGGCGTGGCGGCGCTGTTCTACCTCATGTACCCGGTCGGCCTCACGATTTTCGCGGTCACGCCGGGCGTGGCGGCCGACAGCGTCGCGCGCGCGGCGGTCCTGGGCGCCCTCTTCGGCCTCTTCGCCTATGCGACCTACGACCTCACCAACCTCGCGGTGGTGCGCGACTGGCCCGTGACGCTGTCCTTCGTCGACATGGCCTGGGGGACCTTCGCAAGCGCGGTGGCATCGGCCGCCGGCGCGTATGCGATACGCTGGTTCGCCTCGCGCTGA
- the argG gene encoding argininosuccinate synthase gives MSTILQHLPSGQKVGIAFSGGLDTSAALLWMKQKGALPYAYTANLGQPDEPDYEEIPRKAMEYGAIQARLVDCRAQLVNEGIAALQAGAFHISTAGVTYFNTTPIGRAVTGTMLVAAMKEDDVNIWGDGSTFKGNDIERFYRYGLLTNPSLKIYKPWLDQLFIDELGGRAEMSAFMTQHGFGYKMSAEKAYSTDSNMLGATHEAKDLELLSSGMKIVQPIMGVAFWKDDVVVKTEEVSVRFEEGMPVALNGQTFANPVDLLMEANRIGGRHGLGMSDQIENRIIEAKSRGIYEAPGLALLFIAYERLVTGIHNEDTIEQYRMNGLKLGRLLYQGRWFDPQAIMLRETAQRWIASAITGEVTIELRRGNDYSLLNTDSPNLTYKPERLSMEKVEDAPFSPADRIGQLTMRNLDIVDTREKLMTYTKTGLLAPGSTPVLPKPKDD, from the coding sequence ATGTCCACCATCCTCCAGCACCTCCCCTCCGGCCAGAAGGTCGGCATCGCCTTCTCCGGCGGCCTCGACACCAGCGCCGCGCTGCTCTGGATGAAGCAGAAGGGCGCGTTGCCCTACGCCTACACCGCCAACCTCGGCCAGCCCGACGAGCCGGACTACGAAGAGATCCCGCGCAAGGCGATGGAATACGGCGCGATCCAGGCCCGACTCGTCGATTGCCGCGCGCAGCTGGTCAACGAAGGCATCGCCGCGCTGCAGGCCGGCGCCTTCCATATTTCGACCGCCGGCGTCACCTACTTCAACACCACGCCCATCGGCCGCGCCGTGACCGGCACCATGCTGGTGGCAGCCATGAAGGAAGACGACGTCAACATCTGGGGCGACGGCAGCACCTTCAAGGGCAACGACATCGAGCGCTTCTACCGATACGGCCTGCTCACCAACCCGTCGCTCAAGATCTACAAGCCGTGGCTCGACCAGCTCTTCATCGACGAGCTGGGCGGCCGCGCGGAGATGTCGGCGTTCATGACGCAGCACGGCTTCGGCTACAAGATGTCGGCCGAAAAGGCCTACTCCACCGACTCCAACATGCTGGGTGCGACGCACGAGGCGAAAGACCTCGAGCTGCTGAGCAGCGGCATGAAGATCGTGCAGCCGATCATGGGCGTGGCCTTCTGGAAGGACGATGTCGTCGTCAAGACCGAAGAAGTCTCGGTGCGCTTCGAAGAAGGCATGCCGGTCGCGCTGAACGGCCAGACCTTCGCCAACCCGGTCGACCTGCTGATGGAAGCCAACCGCATCGGCGGGCGCCACGGCCTGGGCATGAGCGACCAGATCGAGAACCGCATCATCGAAGCCAAAAGCCGCGGCATCTACGAGGCGCCCGGCCTGGCGCTGCTGTTCATCGCCTACGAGCGCCTCGTCACCGGCATCCACAACGAAGACACGATCGAGCAGTACCGCATGAACGGCCTGAAGCTCGGCCGCCTGCTCTACCAGGGGCGTTGGTTCGACCCGCAGGCCATCATGCTGCGCGAGACGGCGCAGCGCTGGATCGCCAGCGCGATCACCGGCGAGGTCACGATCGAGCTGCGCCGCGGCAACGACTACTCGCTGCTCAACACCGATTCGCCCAACCTCACCTACAAGCCCGAGCGCTTGTCGATGGAGAAGGTGGAAGACGCGCCCTTCTCGCCAGCCGACCGCATCGGCCAGCTCACGATGCGCAACCTCGACATCGTCGACACGCGCGAAAAACTCATGACGTACACGAAGACCGGCCTGCTGGCGCCGGGCTCGACGCCGGTGCTGCCCAAACCCAAGGACGACTGA
- the gspF gene encoding type II secretion system inner membrane protein GspF, with product MPAYSFDAIDQEGHARKGVLEADTARGARGLLRAQALIPLSVTLVGSGGVDAPAAGGWRRALGVGRVFNSTGLAVWTRQLAGLVSSGLPLERALTALTDEAETVGQRNLVASLRAEVNGGSPFARALSQHPQEFSAIYTAVIGAGEQTGNLGMVLESLADDLEQRMALQQKLVGAALYPAIVTLVAIVIVVFLVSYVVPQVANVFAGTKRALPFLTVAMLAISAFVRNYGWLMLIGIVVAAVGARVALSTATFRLKFDAAWLNLPLVGKLARQYNAARFASTLAMLATAGVPILRALQAASETLSNQAMRADALDALVLVREGAPLASALAQKKRFPGLVSMFARLGEQTGTLPLMLQRAANQLGAEVQRRAMHLATILEPLLIVAMGGVVMLIVLAVLMPIIQLNQFVK from the coding sequence ATGCCCGCCTACTCCTTCGACGCCATCGATCAAGAGGGTCACGCCCGCAAAGGCGTGCTCGAAGCGGACACCGCGCGCGGTGCCCGCGGATTGTTGCGTGCCCAAGCCCTCATTCCGCTGTCGGTCACGCTGGTGGGCAGCGGGGGCGTGGATGCGCCGGCCGCAGGCGGCTGGCGCCGTGCGCTCGGCGTCGGGCGCGTCTTCAATTCGACCGGCCTCGCCGTGTGGACGCGGCAGCTCGCCGGGCTCGTATCGTCCGGCCTGCCGCTGGAGCGCGCCTTGACGGCGCTCACCGACGAAGCCGAGACGGTGGGCCAGCGCAACCTGGTCGCATCGCTGCGCGCGGAAGTCAACGGCGGCTCGCCGTTCGCGCGTGCGTTGTCGCAGCATCCGCAGGAGTTCTCCGCGATCTACACCGCCGTGATCGGCGCGGGCGAACAGACCGGCAACCTCGGCATGGTCCTGGAAAGCCTGGCCGACGACCTTGAGCAGCGCATGGCGTTGCAGCAGAAACTGGTGGGCGCGGCGCTCTACCCGGCCATCGTCACGCTGGTGGCAATCGTCATCGTGGTCTTTCTCGTGAGCTACGTCGTGCCGCAGGTGGCCAACGTGTTCGCGGGCACCAAGCGCGCGCTGCCCTTCCTCACCGTGGCGATGCTGGCGATCAGCGCGTTCGTGCGCAACTACGGCTGGCTGATGCTGATCGGCATCGTGGTGGCAGCCGTCGGCGCGCGCGTGGCGCTCTCGACCGCCACCTTCCGCCTGAAGTTCGACGCCGCCTGGCTCAACCTGCCGTTGGTCGGCAAGCTGGCGCGCCAGTACAACGCAGCGCGTTTTGCCAGCACGCTGGCGATGCTCGCGACGGCAGGCGTGCCGATCCTGCGCGCCCTGCAGGCCGCTTCCGAAACACTGAGCAACCAGGCGATGCGCGCCGATGCGCTCGATGCGCTGGTGCTGGTGCGCGAAGGCGCGCCGCTCGCCTCCGCGCTCGCGCAAAAGAAGCGCTTTCCGGGGTTGGTCTCGATGTTCGCGCGCCTTGGCGAGCAGACCGGCACGCTGCCGCTGATGCTGCAGCGCGCGGCCAACCAGCTCGGCGCCGAAGTGCAGCGCCGCGCGATGCACCTGGCCACCATCCTGGAACCGCTGCTCATCGTGGCGATGGGCGGCGTGGTCATGCTGATCGTGCTCGCGGTGCTGATGCCGATCATCCAGTTGAACCAGTTCGTGAAGTAG
- a CDS encoding ABC transporter ATP-binding protein/permease: protein MSSSALADSSAAPAPARSFLDTLRRIGRLAAPYFRSDEKWKARALLIAIVALNLGYVYVAVLGNQWYGRFYDALQNKDAAVFWREIGVFGWIAFANIAVQVVKFYLTQLLQVRWRAWMTRSYLSRWLADKTFYHLELARYRTGTGATPDNPDQRIQEDMQLFTDYTVTLSMGLLNAVVTLLSFIGILWALSGVVPVTLGGSTYNVVGSMVWIALVYCIVGTVITHYIGRPLIGLNFRQQRFEADFRHHLVRVREYSEAIALDNGEPVEHRQLDTRFGSVLKNYLQLIKQQKNLVGFTSFFGQAAVIFPFIVAAPRFFSGAIQLGQLMQISSAFGKVQDSLSWFVDNYDRVAVWRATTDRLTSFDDAMRAHAETKIELARTPSAQLQSDDLTVALPDGQVLLADTALAVHPGDTVLLQGPSGSGKSTLFRSFAGIWPFARGHVTVPGNAMFIPQRPYVPDGTLRDALAYPNPTSDYSDEALKQALTDALLPQLASRLDDSDAWSQKLSGGEQQRLAIARVLLKKPMWLFADEATSALDAAAENTLYKRLAASVQSAGGAMVSIAHRAAVAEHHRQRWVLVPQPEGGPARYTLSKESAPASA, encoded by the coding sequence ATGTCTTCTTCAGCCCTTGCAGATTCCTCAGCCGCACCCGCGCCCGCGCGGTCGTTTCTCGACACGCTGCGCCGCATCGGCCGGCTCGCGGCGCCCTACTTCCGCTCCGACGAGAAATGGAAGGCGCGGGCGCTGCTCATCGCGATCGTCGCGCTCAACCTCGGCTATGTGTACGTGGCCGTGCTCGGCAACCAGTGGTACGGGCGCTTCTACGACGCGCTGCAAAACAAGGACGCCGCGGTGTTCTGGCGCGAAATCGGCGTGTTCGGCTGGATCGCCTTCGCGAACATCGCGGTGCAGGTGGTCAAGTTCTACCTGACGCAGCTGCTGCAGGTGCGCTGGCGCGCCTGGATGACGCGCAGCTACCTGAGCCGCTGGCTGGCCGACAAGACCTTCTATCACCTGGAACTCGCCCGCTACCGGACCGGCACGGGCGCCACGCCCGACAACCCCGACCAGCGCATCCAGGAAGACATGCAGCTCTTCACCGACTACACGGTGACGCTGTCGATGGGCCTGCTGAACGCGGTGGTGACACTGCTGAGCTTCATCGGCATCCTGTGGGCGCTGTCGGGCGTGGTGCCCGTCACGCTGGGCGGAAGCACCTACAACGTGGTGGGTTCGATGGTGTGGATCGCGTTGGTCTACTGCATCGTCGGTACCGTGATCACCCACTACATCGGCCGGCCGCTGATCGGCCTCAATTTTCGCCAGCAGCGCTTCGAAGCCGACTTCCGGCACCACCTCGTGCGGGTGCGTGAATACAGCGAAGCGATTGCGCTCGACAACGGCGAGCCGGTCGAACACCGGCAGCTCGACACGCGCTTCGGCAGCGTGCTGAAGAACTACCTGCAGCTCATCAAGCAGCAGAAGAACCTCGTGGGTTTCACCTCGTTCTTCGGACAGGCCGCGGTGATTTTTCCGTTCATCGTGGCCGCGCCGCGCTTCTTTTCCGGCGCGATCCAGCTGGGTCAGCTGATGCAGATCTCGTCGGCCTTTGGCAAGGTGCAGGACTCGCTCAGCTGGTTCGTCGACAACTACGACCGCGTGGCGGTGTGGCGCGCCACCACCGACCGGCTGACCAGCTTCGACGACGCGATGCGGGCCCATGCCGAAACGAAGATCGAGTTGGCGCGCACGCCGTCCGCACAGCTGCAAAGCGACGACCTGACGGTCGCCTTGCCCGATGGCCAGGTGCTGCTGGCCGACACGGCGCTTGCGGTGCATCCCGGCGACACGGTGCTGCTCCAGGGCCCGTCGGGCAGTGGCAAGTCGACCCTGTTCCGCTCGTTCGCCGGCATCTGGCCTTTCGCGCGCGGGCATGTGACGGTGCCGGGCAACGCGATGTTCATTCCGCAGCGCCCGTATGTGCCGGACGGCACGTTGCGCGACGCGTTGGCCTATCCGAATCCGACGTCCGACTACAGCGACGAGGCGCTCAAGCAGGCGCTGACCGACGCGCTGCTGCCGCAGCTTGCAAGCCGCCTGGACGACAGCGACGCCTGGAGCCAGAAGCTGTCGGGCGGCGAGCAGCAGCGCCTCGCGATCGCCCGGGTGTTGCTCAAGAAACCGATGTGGCTCTTCGCCGACGAGGCGACCAGCGCACTCGATGCAGCGGCCGAGAACACCTTGTACAAGCGACTCGCCGCGTCCGTGCAATCGGCGGGCGGCGCGATGGTGTCGATTGCGCACCGGGCGGCGGTCGCAGAACACCACCGCCAACGCTGGGTGCTGGTGCCGCAGCCCGAGGGCGGACCGGCCCGCTACACGCTCAGCAAGGAAAGCGCGCCCGCCTCGGCTTGA